A region from the Dysidea avara chromosome 15, odDysAvar1.4, whole genome shotgun sequence genome encodes:
- the LOC136245629 gene encoding uncharacterized protein isoform X4: MSLVLRPMFQVSVLSVMNFSYQLSLYTSEVNLQVNLLRCIRHSVDGFEQVSSVDCSGIKGVNFQCLLDCVIRYRNKCFWCCDRCSRSQYRHADIQEIITIVGTIFSQVLM, from the exons atgtctttggtgttgcgaccgatgttccag gtctcggtattgagtgtcatgaatttcag ttatcaattatcactgtatactagtgaagtgaatttgcaggtcaatctactcagatgtatcaggcatagtgttgatgggttcgaacaagtatccagtgtagactgtagtggcatcaagggtgttaatttccag tgcctgctagattgtgtcatcagatatcgaaacaagtgtttttggtgttgtgaccgatgttccag gtctcagtatcgtcatgctgacatacaagaaatcatcactattgttggaactatttttagtcaagtcttgatgtga
- the LOC136245629 gene encoding uncharacterized protein isoform X1, whose translation MLTQQLCYSLNLHMGYIFLVHFDYSSFIVPAGLFCQISKQMSLVLRPMFQVSVLSVMNFSYQLSLYTSEVNLQVNLLRCIRHSVDGFEQVSSVDCSGIKGVNFQCLLDCVIRYRNKCFWCCDRCSRSQYRHADIQEIITIVGTIFSQVLM comes from the exons atgcttacccaacagttatgttactcacttaacctgcatatgggatatatatttttagttcattttgattattcatcctttattg tgcctgctggattgttttgtcagatatcgaaacagatgtctttggtgttgcgaccgatgttccag gtctcggtattgagtgtcatgaatttcag ttatcaattatcactgtatactagtgaagtgaatttgcaggtcaatctactcagatgtatcaggcatagtgttgatgggttcgaacaagtatccagtgtagactgtagtggcatcaagggtgttaatttccag tgcctgctagattgtgtcatcagatatcgaaacaagtgtttttggtgttgtgaccgatgttccag gtctcagtatcgtcatgctgacatacaagaaatcatcactattgttggaactatttttagtcaagtcttgatgtga
- the LOC136245629 gene encoding uncharacterized protein isoform X3: MNFSACWIVLSDIETDVFGVATDVPGLGIECHEFQVNLLRCIRHSVDGFEQVSSVDCSGIKGVNFQCLLDCVIRYRNKCFWCCDRCSRSQYRHADIQEIITIVGTIFSQVLM, encoded by the exons atgaatttcag tgcctgctggattgttttgtcagatatcgaaacagatgtctttggtgttgcgaccgatgttccag gtctcggtattgagtgtcatgaatttcag gtcaatctactcagatgtatcaggcatagtgttgatgggttcgaacaagtatccagtgtagactgtagtggcatcaagggtgttaatttccag tgcctgctagattgtgtcatcagatatcgaaacaagtgtttttggtgttgtgaccgatgttccag gtctcagtatcgtcatgctgacatacaagaaatcatcactattgttggaactatttttagtcaagtcttgatgtga
- the LOC136245629 gene encoding uncharacterized protein isoform X2 has product MNFSACWIVLSDIETDVFGVATDVPGQFACVFNLRLTSVPAYSFTGLGIECHEFQVNLLRCIRHSVDGFEQVSSVDCSGIKGVNFQCLLDCVIRYRNKCFWCCDRCSRSQYRHADIQEIITIVGTIFSQVLM; this is encoded by the exons atgaatttcag tgcctgctggattgttttgtcagatatcgaaacagatgtctttggtgttgcgaccgatgttccaggtcagtttgcatgtgtgtttaatttaaggttgacttcagtgcctgcttattcttttacaggtctcggtattgagtgtcatgaatttcag gtcaatctactcagatgtatcaggcatagtgttgatgggttcgaacaagtatccagtgtagactgtagtggcatcaagggtgttaatttccag tgcctgctagattgtgtcatcagatatcgaaacaagtgtttttggtgttgtgaccgatgttccag gtctcagtatcgtcatgctgacatacaagaaatcatcactattgttggaactatttttagtcaagtcttgatgtga